In Eupeodes corollae chromosome 3, idEupCoro1.1, whole genome shotgun sequence, a single genomic region encodes these proteins:
- the LOC129950815 gene encoding putative eggshell protein has product MRYLKTLALLLFVASLVMAKKDESSEEEDEKKYGEHHHEEKGEKGEKGHKEKKHWEEEEKKHHEEDGHGHKYEEEGGKKKKDWDEKDEHGEHHEHGEHKKGGKHHHKKGHKKGHKASEYHKKANKDEYYKEKKFYDDEDKGGHHKKFGKGHEHHEKEEGGHKKGEHHEAAEKKGSKGHKGHYSKGHHDEDHKGYKDEHEHDEHYDHHEDFGKKGEKKGGHKKGYKKGHH; this is encoded by the coding sequence ATGAGGTACCTCAAGACATTGGCGCTGTTGCTTTTTGTGGCGTCTCTTGTGATGGCCAAAAAAGATGAATCCAGTGAAGAAGAAGATGAGAAAAAGTACGGAGAACACCATCACGAGGAAAAGGGTGAAAAGGGCGAAAAGGGacacaaagaaaagaaacattgggaagaagaagaaaagaagcaCCACGAAGAGGATGGTCATGGTCATAAGTATGAGGAAGAGGGCGGTAAAAAGAAGAAAGACTGGGATGAGAAAGACGAACACGGGGAGCACCATGAACACGGTGAGCATAAAAAAGGCGGGAAACATCATCACAAAAAAGGCCACAAAAAGGGCCACAAGGCCTCAGAGTACCACAAGAAGGCCAACAAGGACGAATATTATAAGGAGAAGAAATTCTACGATGACGAAGACAAAGGAGGACATCACAAGAAATTCGGCAAGGGCCACGAACATCATGAGAAAGAAGAAGGCGGCCACAAGAAAGGCGAACACCACGAAGCCGCCGAGAAGAAAGGCAGCAAAGGACACAAAGGACACTATAGCAAAGGACATCACGATGAAGATCACAAGGGCTACAAAGACGAACATGAACACGATGAGCATTATGATCATCATGAAGATTTCGGCAAGAAAGGCGAAAAGAAAGGTGGCCACAAGAAAGGATACAAAAAAGGACATCACTAA